The Achromobacter deleyi genome has a window encoding:
- a CDS encoding metallophosphoesterase family protein yields the protein MTHFLHTADWQIGRQYGQFETDDAAMLAEARFDVVARIAALAAERGVDAVLVAGDVFDTQGVSDRTIRRLFAAMSGYAGPWVMIAGNHDAALADSVWTRAMQLGCIPDNVHAPLRTGVVDLAGINLAVLAAPLTQRHTYDDVTQAFDSLESEPGRVRVGLAHGSVAGRLPDTIDATNPIAPDRAARARLDYLALGDWHGCLSIDERTWYAGTPEQDRFRGNEPGYVLDVRIAAPGATPVVERVATGKYRWSAWSETLSLPTDAQALAERMAALRADDVLRLDVQGHVNMETWDALQRAVDQAAAQVRALLPDLSGLRLEPDEADLAELRASGYVGEVAAQLQALQSDAEQSAVAGEALRLLLRFQRESAAPGAVK from the coding sequence ATGACCCATTTTCTGCATACTGCCGACTGGCAGATCGGCCGGCAGTACGGCCAGTTCGAAACGGACGACGCCGCCATGCTGGCCGAGGCGCGCTTTGACGTCGTGGCGCGCATCGCCGCGCTGGCCGCCGAGCGCGGCGTGGATGCGGTGCTGGTGGCCGGCGACGTGTTCGATACCCAAGGCGTGTCGGACCGCACGATCCGCAGGCTGTTCGCCGCCATGTCCGGCTATGCCGGACCCTGGGTGATGATCGCCGGCAACCATGACGCCGCGCTGGCCGACAGTGTATGGACCCGCGCCATGCAGCTGGGCTGCATTCCCGACAACGTCCACGCGCCGCTGCGCACCGGCGTGGTGGACCTGGCGGGGATCAACCTCGCCGTGCTCGCCGCGCCGCTGACGCAGCGCCATACCTACGACGACGTCACCCAGGCCTTCGACTCGCTGGAATCCGAACCCGGCCGCGTGCGCGTGGGCCTGGCGCACGGCAGCGTGGCGGGCCGGCTGCCGGACACCATAGACGCTACCAATCCCATCGCGCCGGACCGCGCCGCGCGCGCCCGCCTGGACTACCTGGCGCTGGGCGACTGGCACGGCTGCCTGTCCATCGACGAACGCACCTGGTATGCCGGCACGCCGGAGCAGGACCGCTTCCGCGGCAACGAGCCGGGCTATGTGCTGGACGTGCGCATCGCCGCGCCCGGCGCGACGCCGGTAGTGGAGCGCGTGGCAACGGGCAAATACCGTTGGTCTGCCTGGTCTGAAACCCTCAGCCTGCCTACCGATGCGCAGGCGCTGGCCGAGCGCATGGCGGCGCTGCGCGCCGACGACGTGTTGCGGCTGGACGTGCAAGGCCACGTCAATATGGAAACCTGGGACGCGCTGCAACGCGCCGTGGACCAGGCCGCCGCGCAGGTGCGGGCCCTGCTGCCGGATCTGTCCGGCCTGCGCCTGGAACCGGACGAAGCGGACCTGGCCGAACTGCGCGCCAGCGGCTATGTGGGCGAGGTCGCGGCGCAACTGCAGGCATTGCAGAGCGACGCCGAGCAGTCCGCCGTGGCCGGGGAGGCCTTGCGGCTGCTGCTGCGGTTCCAGCGCGAAAGCGCGGCGCCGGGAGCCGTGAAATGA
- a CDS encoding AAA family ATPase — MKLSRIALEEFRKFRQPLSLDGLQDGLNLFVGPNEAGKSTVAAAIRAAFLERYSTSKVADLAPRGESGARPSVELAFSHAGRDYVLKKQFLSRARCELLIDDGAQRLDGEEAENALAALLGFELSGRGQSKPDLAGIPGLLWIQQGDGQNLQEAAGFAGTHLRDALTQLSGELASSDGDRLFERVSAERGALLDARNGRPKGAYKEAEDALARAVAEREECAQAMAQLNADVDRLAELRREHERAQAAEPWKDFDAKAAQARARLAALAKERDAFEGLRREQAQAAQTLALLQDQVRRDQQDESEHQALAQEARVASLRLEAAQGALARAQQHGQAQAAAVDAARLRLASVQTVADRRDLDRQLAQLSPEIERLDSALKEVTTLIGQGSALKAEAVRLEIADADIEALRKAGRELGNLQLQQQAIATRLSYRLDAGRQALLDGRTLTGTDEVLLTAAAELDLPGVGRFRIEPGGQDLPALKRDLEQAQAAYAVLLKRAGVETLAEAEQRHARYTSLLRELDGMRKTLGIHAPKGVDALRNQRDEALARQAQLQERLSKLPAAPETGDDDLPAAAQALREVEAVAAQAEKTLAAAQRALDADAARAQLLEGQATARGAELQSPERAAQRQSRAGRLAEVRSGHDQLELRVREAQAALAEHRPELAEQDVQRYEKSASIERDAQHKRHGDILQLQGKLDQAGAQGLGERLSEADAASERLERRRDEFARRAAALELLLKLLNDKRAAATQRLQAPLARRLNHYLALLFPEAALRLDETLLPTALRRGDGEDLLDALSFGTREQLGILARFAYADLLREAGRPTLLVLDDALVHTDDARRDFMKRALFDAATRHQILMFTCHGEAWRDMGVEQRRIGG, encoded by the coding sequence ATGAAGCTCTCACGCATCGCCCTGGAAGAATTCCGCAAGTTCCGCCAACCCCTGTCGCTGGACGGCCTGCAAGACGGCCTGAACCTGTTCGTCGGCCCCAACGAGGCGGGCAAGAGCACGGTGGCCGCCGCCATCCGCGCGGCGTTCCTGGAACGCTACAGCACCAGCAAGGTGGCGGACCTGGCCCCGCGCGGCGAGTCCGGCGCCCGTCCCAGCGTCGAACTGGCCTTCAGCCATGCCGGCCGCGACTATGTGCTGAAAAAGCAATTCCTTTCGCGCGCCCGTTGCGAGCTGCTGATCGACGACGGCGCGCAGCGCCTGGACGGCGAAGAGGCCGAAAACGCGCTGGCCGCCTTGTTGGGCTTCGAATTGTCGGGGCGCGGCCAGAGCAAGCCGGACCTGGCCGGCATTCCGGGCCTGTTGTGGATACAGCAGGGCGACGGCCAGAACCTGCAAGAGGCCGCGGGTTTCGCTGGAACGCACCTGCGTGATGCGCTCACGCAGCTGTCGGGCGAACTTGCCTCCAGCGACGGCGACCGTCTGTTCGAGCGCGTGTCGGCCGAGCGCGGCGCGCTGCTGGACGCGCGCAATGGGCGTCCCAAGGGCGCCTACAAAGAGGCCGAGGACGCGCTGGCGCGCGCCGTGGCTGAACGCGAGGAATGTGCGCAGGCCATGGCGCAGCTCAACGCCGACGTGGACCGGTTGGCGGAACTGCGGCGCGAACATGAGCGCGCCCAGGCCGCCGAACCCTGGAAGGACTTCGATGCCAAGGCCGCGCAGGCCCGCGCCCGCCTGGCCGCGCTGGCCAAGGAACGCGATGCCTTCGAGGGCCTGCGCCGCGAACAGGCGCAGGCGGCCCAGACCCTGGCCCTGTTGCAGGACCAGGTCCGGCGCGACCAGCAGGACGAATCCGAGCATCAGGCGCTGGCGCAGGAGGCGCGCGTCGCCAGCCTGCGCCTGGAAGCCGCCCAGGGAGCCCTGGCGCGCGCGCAGCAGCACGGGCAGGCGCAAGCCGCTGCCGTCGATGCGGCGCGCCTGCGCCTGGCATCGGTGCAGACCGTTGCCGACCGGCGCGACCTGGACCGCCAATTGGCGCAACTGAGCCCCGAGATCGAGCGCCTGGACAGCGCCCTGAAGGAAGTCACGACGCTGATCGGACAGGGTTCCGCCTTGAAGGCCGAAGCGGTCCGCCTGGAGATTGCCGACGCCGACATCGAAGCCTTGCGCAAGGCCGGACGCGAACTGGGCAATCTGCAGTTGCAGCAGCAGGCCATCGCCACGCGCCTGAGCTACCGGCTGGACGCCGGCCGGCAAGCGCTGCTGGATGGCAGGACGCTTACCGGCACCGATGAGGTCCTGCTCACGGCGGCCGCCGAGCTGGACCTGCCGGGAGTGGGGCGGTTTCGCATCGAGCCGGGCGGACAGGATCTGCCCGCATTGAAGCGAGATCTGGAGCAGGCCCAGGCGGCCTACGCCGTTCTGCTCAAGCGCGCGGGCGTGGAAACGCTGGCCGAGGCCGAACAACGCCACGCGCGTTATACGTCCCTGCTGCGTGAGCTGGACGGCATGCGCAAGACGCTGGGCATCCATGCGCCCAAGGGCGTGGATGCATTGCGCAACCAGCGCGACGAGGCGTTGGCGCGCCAGGCCCAGTTGCAGGAACGGCTGTCCAAGCTGCCCGCGGCGCCGGAGACGGGCGACGACGACTTACCCGCCGCCGCCCAGGCGCTGCGCGAGGTGGAAGCCGTCGCGGCCCAGGCCGAGAAGACGCTGGCGGCCGCGCAGCGCGCGCTGGATGCCGACGCTGCCCGCGCCCAATTGCTGGAAGGGCAGGCGACGGCGCGTGGCGCCGAATTGCAATCGCCCGAACGCGCGGCGCAACGGCAATCGCGCGCCGGCCGGCTCGCCGAGGTGCGCAGCGGTCACGATCAGCTGGAACTGCGCGTGCGCGAGGCGCAGGCTGCCCTGGCCGAACACCGGCCCGAGCTCGCCGAGCAGGATGTCCAACGCTACGAAAAATCCGCATCCATCGAGCGCGATGCCCAGCACAAGCGGCACGGCGACATCCTGCAGCTGCAAGGCAAGCTGGATCAGGCCGGCGCCCAGGGCCTGGGCGAACGCCTGTCCGAAGCCGATGCCGCGAGCGAACGCCTGGAACGCCGCCGCGACGAGTTCGCGCGCCGCGCCGCTGCGCTGGAGTTGCTGCTGAAACTGCTGAACGACAAGCGCGCCGCCGCCACGCAGCGTCTGCAGGCTCCGCTGGCCCGCCGTCTCAATCACTATCTGGCGCTGCTGTTTCCCGAGGCCGCATTGCGCCTGGACGAAACGCTGCTGCCGACCGCGCTGCGCCGCGGCGACGGCGAGGACCTGCTGGACGCGCTGAGCTTCGGCACGCGCGAACAGCTGGGCATCCTGGCCCGCTTCGCATACGCGGACCTGCTGCGCGAGGCGGGCCGGCCCACCTTGCTGGTGCTGGACGACGCGCTGGTCCATACCGACGATGCGCGGCGCGACTTCATGAAGCGCGCCCTGTTCGACGCGGCGACGCGACATCAGATCCTGATGTTCACGTGCCACGGCGAGGCATGGCGGGACATGGGGGTGGAGCAGCGCAGGATCGGAGGCTAG
- a CDS encoding DMT family transporter encodes MSFDRTAWTAYGSTTLFVLLWSGGAIFAKWGLSHASAFGFLLLRFVLALSVLLLICARRGRWLPEPGTRKTVAATGALLIGSYSICYLLALDHGVTPGVLATLLGAQPILTLGLMERRYAPARMAGLFLALCGLVLVVYQSIALARFSVAGVLFAFAALASMTAGAILQKRIRQAPMDVMPLQYAVSLVLCLLFAPFQPLRAEWDLGLVVPLIWMGLVISVGATLLFYRMIQAGNLVNVTSLFYLVPVGTAALDYLILGNRLSSLSLAGMAAILLGLMLVLRSPASARAQTG; translated from the coding sequence ATGTCTTTCGATAGAACCGCGTGGACCGCCTATGGCTCCACAACCTTGTTCGTGCTGCTGTGGAGCGGCGGCGCGATCTTCGCCAAATGGGGGCTGTCGCATGCCTCGGCCTTTGGCTTCCTGCTGCTGCGATTCGTCCTGGCCTTGTCCGTGCTGCTGCTGATCTGCGCGCGGCGCGGGCGCTGGCTGCCCGAGCCGGGCACGCGCAAGACGGTGGCGGCCACGGGCGCGCTGCTGATCGGCAGCTATTCCATCTGCTACCTGCTGGCGCTGGACCACGGCGTCACGCCGGGCGTGCTGGCCACGCTGCTGGGCGCCCAGCCCATCCTGACGCTGGGGTTGATGGAACGCCGCTATGCGCCGGCACGCATGGCCGGACTGTTCCTGGCGCTGTGCGGGCTGGTGCTGGTGGTTTATCAGAGCATCGCCCTGGCGCGGTTTTCCGTGGCCGGGGTTCTGTTCGCCTTTGCCGCGCTGGCCAGCATGACGGCCGGCGCCATCCTGCAAAAGCGCATCAGGCAGGCGCCCATGGACGTGATGCCCCTGCAGTACGCGGTCAGCCTGGTGCTTTGCCTGCTGTTTGCGCCATTCCAGCCGCTACGCGCGGAGTGGGACCTGGGCCTGGTCGTGCCGCTGATCTGGATGGGGCTTGTGATATCGGTGGGCGCGACCCTGCTGTTCTACCGCATGATCCAGGCGGGAAATCTGGTCAATGTGACCAGCCTGTTCTACCTGGTGCCGGTCGGCACGGCTGCATTGGATTATCTGATCCTGGGCAACCGGCTGTCCTCGCTGAGCCTGGCCGGGATGGCCGCGATCCTGCTGGGATTGATGCTGGTGCTGCGCAGTCCCGCGTCGGCGCGCGCGCAGACGGGCTAG